Proteins found in one Arachis stenosperma cultivar V10309 chromosome 8, arast.V10309.gnm1.PFL2, whole genome shotgun sequence genomic segment:
- the LOC130944462 gene encoding AUGMIN subunit 4-like: MVKGLHGQNLPADVTQVVDQLERHCLAPDGSLISKPLYNDLQLAREEMCRERLRYLEAMAIYSEAIAMVEEYQQAISMSSLGGLRDTGGLYPQLGLRNSPQVYETLEHQLVVAEAAQRLRLPLISKDGEVHTEDIEKLSVMSRSSLDSTNTSTTNNSSTTSINYATPNSSVTGINSSVAAMDSVEAAVGGVPNRFLGITPAYLRQTQHQQTPLSVDMTEYHMSLSREIEAHLKLKCDKLSNAFVLDDNDSSSSGIQSSSSRLPERVKLLIEEIEREEAALRDDLYSADRKFAEYYNVLEQILGVLIKLVKDLKLDHQHKHDELQKTWLCKRCETMSAKLRVLEHILLLETYTKDSIPALHKIRKYLVEATEEASIAYNKAVTRLREYQGVDPHFDNIARQYHDIVKKLENMQWTIHQVEMDLKRLPDNTTS, from the exons ATGGTGAAGGGGCTCCACGGCCAGAACCTCCCTGCTGATGTGACACAGGTCGTTGATCAGCTGGAGCGCCATTGCTTGGCTCCTGATGGATCTCTCATCTCCAAGCCTCTTTACAACGATCTCCAACTc GCCAGAGAGGAAATGTGTAGGGAAAGACTGCGTTACTTGGAAGCCATG GCAATATATTCTGAGGCCATTGCTATGGTGGAAGAGTATCAGCAAGCCATTTCAATGTCTAGCCTTGGTGGACTTCGAGATACTGGCGGTCTTTATCCTCAGCTTGGGTTAAGGAACTCCCCTCAG GTTTATGAGACTTTGGAGCATCAATTGGTTGTGGCTGAAGCAGCCCAAAGGTTGAGGCTACCTCTTATCTCCAAAGATGGAGAAGTCCATACTGAGGATATTGAAAAATTGAGTGTAATGTCTCGAAGCTCCCTTGACAGTACCAACACCAGCACCACGAACAACTCAAGCACAACTTCGATTAATTATGCTACTCCAAACAGTTCAGTTACTGGGATTAATTCTTCCGTTGCTGCAATGGATTCAGTGGAAGCTGCAGTTGGTGGTGTACCTAATCGTTTTCTTGGTATTACACCTGCTTATTTGCGGCAAACTCAACATCAACAAACACCATTATCTGTG GATATGACAGAATATCACATGTCACTCTCACGTGAGATAGAGGCCCACTTGAAACTGAAATGTGATAAATTGTCCAATGCCTTTGTTTTGGATGACAATG ATTCTTCATCATCAGGAATTCAAAGTTCAAGTTCTCGGCTTCCAGAAAG GGTCAAGCTGTTGATTGAGGAGATTGAAAGAGAAGAAGCTGCACTGCGAGATGATCTATATTCTGCAGATAGGAAATTTGCTGAATATTATAAT GTCCTAGAGCAGATACTTGGAGTGCTTATCAAACTTGTTAAGGATTTGAAGTTGGATCATCAGCATAAACAT GATGAGCTGCAGAAGACGTGGCTCTGTAAAAGATGTGAGACCATGAGTGCAAAATTGAG GGTTCTGGAACATATTCTCCTGCTTGAAACTTATACAAAGGACTCTATACCCGCGCTTCATAAGATAAG GAAATATCTTGTTGAGGCAACTGAAGAAGCATCGATTGCATATAATAAAGCA GTAACTCGCTTGCGTGAATACCAAGGTGTTGATCCTCACTTTGACAACATTGCAAGGCAGTATCATGACATCGTAAAG AAATTGGAGAATATGCAATGGACAATCCACCAAGTTGAAATGGATCTGAAACGTTTACCAGATAACACCACCAGCTAG